A region from the Canis lupus dingo isolate Sandy chromosome X, ASM325472v2, whole genome shotgun sequence genome encodes:
- the ZNF182 gene encoding zinc finger protein 182 isoform X4, giving the protein MAKSQELVAFEDVLVDFTPEEWQYLNSSQKTLYREVMLETYGNLVSVGQQDTKPDLILKLELEGPCLAERKISVWSFPEACQVDEQIERQHQVDQDRYLLMQVGFPDKTIITKTGYDYNEFGNAFHLNTNLVASIQRSHKHESFGNSMVDNLDLFTRSSVGKKHDNGCAKLFFHTEYEKTTPGVKPHGYRECGKALRRKKGLSLQERIKNGEKPFECTACRKTFSKKSHLIVHWRTHTGEKPFGCTECGKAFSQKSQLIIHLRSHTGERPFECPECGKAFREKSTVIIHYRTHTGEKPYECNECGKAFTQKSNLIVHQKTHTGEKTYECTKCGESFIQKLDLIIHHSTHTGKKPHECNECKKTFSDKSTLIIHQRTHTGEKPHKCTECGKSFNEKSTLIVHQRTHTGEKPYECDVCGKTFTQKSNLGVHQRTHSGEKPFECNECEKAFSQKSYLMLHQRGHTGEKPYECSECEKAFSQKSYLIIHQRTHTEEKPYKCNECGKAFREKSKLIIHQRIHTGEKPYECPVCWKAFSQKSQLIIHQRTHTGEKPYACTECGKAFREKSTFTVHQRTHTGEKPYKCTECGKAFTQKSNLIVHQRTHTGKKAHGKGHSRKSKLIAH; this is encoded by the exons ATGGCCAAGTCCCAG GAACTCGTGGCATTTGAGGATGTGCTTGTGGATTTCACCCCAGAAGAGTGGCAGTACCTGAACTCTTCACAGAAGACTCTGTACAGAGAAGTGATGCTGGAGACCTATGGCAACCTGGTCTCTGTGG GGCAGCAGGATACCAAACCAGATCTCATCCTCAAATTGGAGTTAGAAGGTCCATGCctggcagaaagaaaaatctcagtttGGAGCTTTCCAG AAGCCTGTCAAGTTGATGAACAGATTGAGAGACAGCACCAAGTTGACCAAGATAGATATTTGTTGATGCAAGTTGGATTCCCTGACAAAACAATTATCACCAAGACTGGCTATGACTATAATGAATTTGGAAATGCATTTCATCTGAATACAAACCTTGTTGCTTCAATACAAAGATCCCATAAGCATGAGTCATTTGGAAATAGTATGGTAGATAATTTAGACCTATTTACCAGAAGCTCTGTAGGAAAGAAACATGATAATGGATGTGCAAAATTATTCTTCCATACCGAATATGAGAAAACAACTCCTGGAGTAAAACCCCATGGATATAGAGAGTGTGGGAAAGCCCTCAGGCGAAAGAAAGGTCTTAGTCTAcaagagagaattaaaaatggagagaaaccCTTTGAATGCACCGCGTGTAGGAAAACCTTCAGCAAGAAGTCACACCTCATTGTACATTGGAGaactcatacaggagagaaaccttTTGGATGTactgaatgtggaaaagcctttagcCAAAAATCTCAGCTCATTATACACTTGAGAAGTCATACAGGAGAGCGACCTTTTGAGTGTCCAGAATGTGGAAAAGCATTCAGAGAAAAGTCAACTGTCATAATACATTACAGGactcatacaggagagaaaccttatgaatgtaatgaatgtggaaaagccttcacTCAGAAGTCAAACCTCATTGTCCATCAGAAAACCCACACAGGAGAGAAAACTTACGAATGCACTAAATGTGGGGAATCTTTCATACAGAAGCTTGATCTAATTATACATCATAGTACGCATACAGGAAAAAAACCCCATGAATGTAATGAGTGTAAGAAAACTTTCAGTGATAAGTCAACCCTCATTATACATCAAAGAACTCACACGGGGGAGAAACCTCATAAGTGTACCGAATGTGGGAAGTCTTTCAATGAGAAGTCAACCCTCATCGTGCATCAGCGAACTCATAcgggagagaaaccctatgaatgtgaCGTGTGTGGGAAAACCTTCACCCAAAAATCAAACCTTGGCGTACATCAGAGAACTCATTCAGGAGAGAAACCTtttgaatgtaatgaatgtgagAAAGCATTCTCTCAGAAATCCTATCTCATGCTCCACCAGAGAGGTCATACAGGAGAGAAGCCCTATGAATGCAGTGAATGTGAAAAAGCATTTTCCCAGAAATCATACCTCATTATACATCAAAGAACTCATACGGAAGAAAAACCCTACAAATGTAACGAATGTGGCAAAGCCTTCAGAGAAAAGTCTAAGCTCATTatacatcagagaattcacacaggagagaaaccctacgAATGTCCTGTATGTTGGAAAGCTTTTAGCCAAAAGTCTCAGCTCATAATACATCAGCgaacacacacaggagagaaaccctatgcATGCACCGAGTGTGGCAAAGCCTTCAGGGAAAAATCCACATTCACTGTACACCAGAGaactcatactggagagaaaccctacaaGTGTAcagaatgtggaaaagcctttacCCAAAAATCAAACCTTATTGTGCATCAGAGAACACACACGGGAAAGAAGGCCCATGGGAAAGGCCACAGCCGTAAGTCAAAGCTCATTGCACATTAG
- the ZNF182 gene encoding zinc finger protein 182 isoform X5, translating to MAKSQELVAFEDVLVDFTPEEWQYLNSSQKTLYREVMLETYGNLVSVEEACQVDEQIERQHQVDQDRYLLMQVGFPDKTIITKTGYDYNEFGNAFHLNTNLVASIQRSHKHESFGNSMVDNLDLFTRSSVGKKHDNGCAKLFFHTEYEKTTPGVKPHGYRECGKALRRKKGLSLQERIKNGEKPFECTACRKTFSKKSHLIVHWRTHTGEKPFGCTECGKAFSQKSQLIIHLRSHTGERPFECPECGKAFREKSTVIIHYRTHTGEKPYECNECGKAFTQKSNLIVHQKTHTGEKTYECTKCGESFIQKLDLIIHHSTHTGKKPHECNECKKTFSDKSTLIIHQRTHTGEKPHKCTECGKSFNEKSTLIVHQRTHTGEKPYECDVCGKTFTQKSNLGVHQRTHSGEKPFECNECEKAFSQKSYLMLHQRGHTGEKPYECSECEKAFSQKSYLIIHQRTHTEEKPYKCNECGKAFREKSKLIIHQRIHTGEKPYECPVCWKAFSQKSQLIIHQRTHTGEKPYACTECGKAFREKSTFTVHQRTHTGEKPYKCTECGKAFTQKSNLIVHQRTHTGKKAHGKGHSRKSKLIAH from the exons ATGGCCAAGTCCCAG GAACTCGTGGCATTTGAGGATGTGCTTGTGGATTTCACCCCAGAAGAGTGGCAGTACCTGAACTCTTCACAGAAGACTCTGTACAGAGAAGTGATGCTGGAGACCTATGGCAACCTGGTCTCTGTGG aagAAGCCTGTCAAGTTGATGAACAGATTGAGAGACAGCACCAAGTTGACCAAGATAGATATTTGTTGATGCAAGTTGGATTCCCTGACAAAACAATTATCACCAAGACTGGCTATGACTATAATGAATTTGGAAATGCATTTCATCTGAATACAAACCTTGTTGCTTCAATACAAAGATCCCATAAGCATGAGTCATTTGGAAATAGTATGGTAGATAATTTAGACCTATTTACCAGAAGCTCTGTAGGAAAGAAACATGATAATGGATGTGCAAAATTATTCTTCCATACCGAATATGAGAAAACAACTCCTGGAGTAAAACCCCATGGATATAGAGAGTGTGGGAAAGCCCTCAGGCGAAAGAAAGGTCTTAGTCTAcaagagagaattaaaaatggagagaaaccCTTTGAATGCACCGCGTGTAGGAAAACCTTCAGCAAGAAGTCACACCTCATTGTACATTGGAGaactcatacaggagagaaaccttTTGGATGTactgaatgtggaaaagcctttagcCAAAAATCTCAGCTCATTATACACTTGAGAAGTCATACAGGAGAGCGACCTTTTGAGTGTCCAGAATGTGGAAAAGCATTCAGAGAAAAGTCAACTGTCATAATACATTACAGGactcatacaggagagaaaccttatgaatgtaatgaatgtggaaaagccttcacTCAGAAGTCAAACCTCATTGTCCATCAGAAAACCCACACAGGAGAGAAAACTTACGAATGCACTAAATGTGGGGAATCTTTCATACAGAAGCTTGATCTAATTATACATCATAGTACGCATACAGGAAAAAAACCCCATGAATGTAATGAGTGTAAGAAAACTTTCAGTGATAAGTCAACCCTCATTATACATCAAAGAACTCACACGGGGGAGAAACCTCATAAGTGTACCGAATGTGGGAAGTCTTTCAATGAGAAGTCAACCCTCATCGTGCATCAGCGAACTCATAcgggagagaaaccctatgaatgtgaCGTGTGTGGGAAAACCTTCACCCAAAAATCAAACCTTGGCGTACATCAGAGAACTCATTCAGGAGAGAAACCTtttgaatgtaatgaatgtgagAAAGCATTCTCTCAGAAATCCTATCTCATGCTCCACCAGAGAGGTCATACAGGAGAGAAGCCCTATGAATGCAGTGAATGTGAAAAAGCATTTTCCCAGAAATCATACCTCATTATACATCAAAGAACTCATACGGAAGAAAAACCCTACAAATGTAACGAATGTGGCAAAGCCTTCAGAGAAAAGTCTAAGCTCATTatacatcagagaattcacacaggagagaaaccctacgAATGTCCTGTATGTTGGAAAGCTTTTAGCCAAAAGTCTCAGCTCATAATACATCAGCgaacacacacaggagagaaaccctatgcATGCACCGAGTGTGGCAAAGCCTTCAGGGAAAAATCCACATTCACTGTACACCAGAGaactcatactggagagaaaccctacaaGTGTAcagaatgtggaaaagcctttacCCAAAAATCAAACCTTATTGTGCATCAGAGAACACACACGGGAAAGAAGGCCCATGGGAAAGGCCACAGCCGTAAGTCAAAGCTCATTGCACATTAG
- the ZNF182 gene encoding zinc finger protein 182 isoform X2, translating into MAKSQELVAFEDVLVDFTPEEWQYLNSSQKTLYREVMLETYGNLVSVGQQDTKPDLILKLELEGPCLAERKISVWSFPEEACQVDEQIERQHQVDQDRYLLMQVGFPDKTIITKTGYDYNEFGNAFHLNTNLVASIQRSHKHESFGNSMVDNLDLFTRSSVGKKHDNGCAKLFFHTEYEKTTPGVKPHGYRECGKALRRKKGLSLQERIKNGEKPFECTACRKTFSKKSHLIVHWRTHTGEKPFGCTECGKAFSQKSQLIIHLRSHTGERPFECPECGKAFREKSTVIIHYRTHTGEKPYECNECGKAFTQKSNLIVHQKTHTGEKTYECTKCGESFIQKLDLIIHHSTHTGKKPHECNECKKTFSDKSTLIIHQRTHTGEKPHKCTECGKSFNEKSTLIVHQRTHTGEKPYECDVCGKTFTQKSNLGVHQRTHSGEKPFECNECEKAFSQKSYLMLHQRGHTGEKPYECSECEKAFSQKSYLIIHQRTHTEEKPYKCNECGKAFREKSKLIIHQRIHTGEKPYECPVCWKAFSQKSQLIIHQRTHTGEKPYACTECGKAFREKSTFTVHQRTHTGEKPYKCTECGKAFTQKSNLIVHQRTHTGKKAHGKGHSRKSKLIAH; encoded by the exons ATGGCCAAGTCCCAG GAACTCGTGGCATTTGAGGATGTGCTTGTGGATTTCACCCCAGAAGAGTGGCAGTACCTGAACTCTTCACAGAAGACTCTGTACAGAGAAGTGATGCTGGAGACCTATGGCAACCTGGTCTCTGTGG GGCAGCAGGATACCAAACCAGATCTCATCCTCAAATTGGAGTTAGAAGGTCCATGCctggcagaaagaaaaatctcagtttGGAGCTTTCCAG aagAAGCCTGTCAAGTTGATGAACAGATTGAGAGACAGCACCAAGTTGACCAAGATAGATATTTGTTGATGCAAGTTGGATTCCCTGACAAAACAATTATCACCAAGACTGGCTATGACTATAATGAATTTGGAAATGCATTTCATCTGAATACAAACCTTGTTGCTTCAATACAAAGATCCCATAAGCATGAGTCATTTGGAAATAGTATGGTAGATAATTTAGACCTATTTACCAGAAGCTCTGTAGGAAAGAAACATGATAATGGATGTGCAAAATTATTCTTCCATACCGAATATGAGAAAACAACTCCTGGAGTAAAACCCCATGGATATAGAGAGTGTGGGAAAGCCCTCAGGCGAAAGAAAGGTCTTAGTCTAcaagagagaattaaaaatggagagaaaccCTTTGAATGCACCGCGTGTAGGAAAACCTTCAGCAAGAAGTCACACCTCATTGTACATTGGAGaactcatacaggagagaaaccttTTGGATGTactgaatgtggaaaagcctttagcCAAAAATCTCAGCTCATTATACACTTGAGAAGTCATACAGGAGAGCGACCTTTTGAGTGTCCAGAATGTGGAAAAGCATTCAGAGAAAAGTCAACTGTCATAATACATTACAGGactcatacaggagagaaaccttatgaatgtaatgaatgtggaaaagccttcacTCAGAAGTCAAACCTCATTGTCCATCAGAAAACCCACACAGGAGAGAAAACTTACGAATGCACTAAATGTGGGGAATCTTTCATACAGAAGCTTGATCTAATTATACATCATAGTACGCATACAGGAAAAAAACCCCATGAATGTAATGAGTGTAAGAAAACTTTCAGTGATAAGTCAACCCTCATTATACATCAAAGAACTCACACGGGGGAGAAACCTCATAAGTGTACCGAATGTGGGAAGTCTTTCAATGAGAAGTCAACCCTCATCGTGCATCAGCGAACTCATAcgggagagaaaccctatgaatgtgaCGTGTGTGGGAAAACCTTCACCCAAAAATCAAACCTTGGCGTACATCAGAGAACTCATTCAGGAGAGAAACCTtttgaatgtaatgaatgtgagAAAGCATTCTCTCAGAAATCCTATCTCATGCTCCACCAGAGAGGTCATACAGGAGAGAAGCCCTATGAATGCAGTGAATGTGAAAAAGCATTTTCCCAGAAATCATACCTCATTATACATCAAAGAACTCATACGGAAGAAAAACCCTACAAATGTAACGAATGTGGCAAAGCCTTCAGAGAAAAGTCTAAGCTCATTatacatcagagaattcacacaggagagaaaccctacgAATGTCCTGTATGTTGGAAAGCTTTTAGCCAAAAGTCTCAGCTCATAATACATCAGCgaacacacacaggagagaaaccctatgcATGCACCGAGTGTGGCAAAGCCTTCAGGGAAAAATCCACATTCACTGTACACCAGAGaactcatactggagagaaaccctacaaGTGTAcagaatgtggaaaagcctttacCCAAAAATCAAACCTTATTGTGCATCAGAGAACACACACGGGAAAGAAGGCCCATGGGAAAGGCCACAGCCGTAAGTCAAAGCTCATTGCACATTAG
- the ZNF182 gene encoding zinc finger protein 182 isoform X3: protein MAKSQELVAFEDVLVDFTPEEWQYLNSSQKTLYREVMLETYGNLVSVAGQQDTKPDLILKLELEGPCLAERKISVWSFPEACQVDEQIERQHQVDQDRYLLMQVGFPDKTIITKTGYDYNEFGNAFHLNTNLVASIQRSHKHESFGNSMVDNLDLFTRSSVGKKHDNGCAKLFFHTEYEKTTPGVKPHGYRECGKALRRKKGLSLQERIKNGEKPFECTACRKTFSKKSHLIVHWRTHTGEKPFGCTECGKAFSQKSQLIIHLRSHTGERPFECPECGKAFREKSTVIIHYRTHTGEKPYECNECGKAFTQKSNLIVHQKTHTGEKTYECTKCGESFIQKLDLIIHHSTHTGKKPHECNECKKTFSDKSTLIIHQRTHTGEKPHKCTECGKSFNEKSTLIVHQRTHTGEKPYECDVCGKTFTQKSNLGVHQRTHSGEKPFECNECEKAFSQKSYLMLHQRGHTGEKPYECSECEKAFSQKSYLIIHQRTHTEEKPYKCNECGKAFREKSKLIIHQRIHTGEKPYECPVCWKAFSQKSQLIIHQRTHTGEKPYACTECGKAFREKSTFTVHQRTHTGEKPYKCTECGKAFTQKSNLIVHQRTHTGKKAHGKGHSRKSKLIAH from the exons ATGGCCAAGTCCCAG GAACTCGTGGCATTTGAGGATGTGCTTGTGGATTTCACCCCAGAAGAGTGGCAGTACCTGAACTCTTCACAGAAGACTCTGTACAGAGAAGTGATGCTGGAGACCTATGGCAACCTGGTCTCTGTGG CAGGGCAGCAGGATACCAAACCAGATCTCATCCTCAAATTGGAGTTAGAAGGTCCATGCctggcagaaagaaaaatctcagtttGGAGCTTTCCAG AAGCCTGTCAAGTTGATGAACAGATTGAGAGACAGCACCAAGTTGACCAAGATAGATATTTGTTGATGCAAGTTGGATTCCCTGACAAAACAATTATCACCAAGACTGGCTATGACTATAATGAATTTGGAAATGCATTTCATCTGAATACAAACCTTGTTGCTTCAATACAAAGATCCCATAAGCATGAGTCATTTGGAAATAGTATGGTAGATAATTTAGACCTATTTACCAGAAGCTCTGTAGGAAAGAAACATGATAATGGATGTGCAAAATTATTCTTCCATACCGAATATGAGAAAACAACTCCTGGAGTAAAACCCCATGGATATAGAGAGTGTGGGAAAGCCCTCAGGCGAAAGAAAGGTCTTAGTCTAcaagagagaattaaaaatggagagaaaccCTTTGAATGCACCGCGTGTAGGAAAACCTTCAGCAAGAAGTCACACCTCATTGTACATTGGAGaactcatacaggagagaaaccttTTGGATGTactgaatgtggaaaagcctttagcCAAAAATCTCAGCTCATTATACACTTGAGAAGTCATACAGGAGAGCGACCTTTTGAGTGTCCAGAATGTGGAAAAGCATTCAGAGAAAAGTCAACTGTCATAATACATTACAGGactcatacaggagagaaaccttatgaatgtaatgaatgtggaaaagccttcacTCAGAAGTCAAACCTCATTGTCCATCAGAAAACCCACACAGGAGAGAAAACTTACGAATGCACTAAATGTGGGGAATCTTTCATACAGAAGCTTGATCTAATTATACATCATAGTACGCATACAGGAAAAAAACCCCATGAATGTAATGAGTGTAAGAAAACTTTCAGTGATAAGTCAACCCTCATTATACATCAAAGAACTCACACGGGGGAGAAACCTCATAAGTGTACCGAATGTGGGAAGTCTTTCAATGAGAAGTCAACCCTCATCGTGCATCAGCGAACTCATAcgggagagaaaccctatgaatgtgaCGTGTGTGGGAAAACCTTCACCCAAAAATCAAACCTTGGCGTACATCAGAGAACTCATTCAGGAGAGAAACCTtttgaatgtaatgaatgtgagAAAGCATTCTCTCAGAAATCCTATCTCATGCTCCACCAGAGAGGTCATACAGGAGAGAAGCCCTATGAATGCAGTGAATGTGAAAAAGCATTTTCCCAGAAATCATACCTCATTATACATCAAAGAACTCATACGGAAGAAAAACCCTACAAATGTAACGAATGTGGCAAAGCCTTCAGAGAAAAGTCTAAGCTCATTatacatcagagaattcacacaggagagaaaccctacgAATGTCCTGTATGTTGGAAAGCTTTTAGCCAAAAGTCTCAGCTCATAATACATCAGCgaacacacacaggagagaaaccctatgcATGCACCGAGTGTGGCAAAGCCTTCAGGGAAAAATCCACATTCACTGTACACCAGAGaactcatactggagagaaaccctacaaGTGTAcagaatgtggaaaagcctttacCCAAAAATCAAACCTTATTGTGCATCAGAGAACACACACGGGAAAGAAGGCCCATGGGAAAGGCCACAGCCGTAAGTCAAAGCTCATTGCACATTAG
- the ZNF182 gene encoding zinc finger protein 182 isoform X1, with the protein MAKSQELVAFEDVLVDFTPEEWQYLNSSQKTLYREVMLETYGNLVSVAGQQDTKPDLILKLELEGPCLAERKISVWSFPEEACQVDEQIERQHQVDQDRYLLMQVGFPDKTIITKTGYDYNEFGNAFHLNTNLVASIQRSHKHESFGNSMVDNLDLFTRSSVGKKHDNGCAKLFFHTEYEKTTPGVKPHGYRECGKALRRKKGLSLQERIKNGEKPFECTACRKTFSKKSHLIVHWRTHTGEKPFGCTECGKAFSQKSQLIIHLRSHTGERPFECPECGKAFREKSTVIIHYRTHTGEKPYECNECGKAFTQKSNLIVHQKTHTGEKTYECTKCGESFIQKLDLIIHHSTHTGKKPHECNECKKTFSDKSTLIIHQRTHTGEKPHKCTECGKSFNEKSTLIVHQRTHTGEKPYECDVCGKTFTQKSNLGVHQRTHSGEKPFECNECEKAFSQKSYLMLHQRGHTGEKPYECSECEKAFSQKSYLIIHQRTHTEEKPYKCNECGKAFREKSKLIIHQRIHTGEKPYECPVCWKAFSQKSQLIIHQRTHTGEKPYACTECGKAFREKSTFTVHQRTHTGEKPYKCTECGKAFTQKSNLIVHQRTHTGKKAHGKGHSRKSKLIAH; encoded by the exons ATGGCCAAGTCCCAG GAACTCGTGGCATTTGAGGATGTGCTTGTGGATTTCACCCCAGAAGAGTGGCAGTACCTGAACTCTTCACAGAAGACTCTGTACAGAGAAGTGATGCTGGAGACCTATGGCAACCTGGTCTCTGTGG CAGGGCAGCAGGATACCAAACCAGATCTCATCCTCAAATTGGAGTTAGAAGGTCCATGCctggcagaaagaaaaatctcagtttGGAGCTTTCCAG aagAAGCCTGTCAAGTTGATGAACAGATTGAGAGACAGCACCAAGTTGACCAAGATAGATATTTGTTGATGCAAGTTGGATTCCCTGACAAAACAATTATCACCAAGACTGGCTATGACTATAATGAATTTGGAAATGCATTTCATCTGAATACAAACCTTGTTGCTTCAATACAAAGATCCCATAAGCATGAGTCATTTGGAAATAGTATGGTAGATAATTTAGACCTATTTACCAGAAGCTCTGTAGGAAAGAAACATGATAATGGATGTGCAAAATTATTCTTCCATACCGAATATGAGAAAACAACTCCTGGAGTAAAACCCCATGGATATAGAGAGTGTGGGAAAGCCCTCAGGCGAAAGAAAGGTCTTAGTCTAcaagagagaattaaaaatggagagaaaccCTTTGAATGCACCGCGTGTAGGAAAACCTTCAGCAAGAAGTCACACCTCATTGTACATTGGAGaactcatacaggagagaaaccttTTGGATGTactgaatgtggaaaagcctttagcCAAAAATCTCAGCTCATTATACACTTGAGAAGTCATACAGGAGAGCGACCTTTTGAGTGTCCAGAATGTGGAAAAGCATTCAGAGAAAAGTCAACTGTCATAATACATTACAGGactcatacaggagagaaaccttatgaatgtaatgaatgtggaaaagccttcacTCAGAAGTCAAACCTCATTGTCCATCAGAAAACCCACACAGGAGAGAAAACTTACGAATGCACTAAATGTGGGGAATCTTTCATACAGAAGCTTGATCTAATTATACATCATAGTACGCATACAGGAAAAAAACCCCATGAATGTAATGAGTGTAAGAAAACTTTCAGTGATAAGTCAACCCTCATTATACATCAAAGAACTCACACGGGGGAGAAACCTCATAAGTGTACCGAATGTGGGAAGTCTTTCAATGAGAAGTCAACCCTCATCGTGCATCAGCGAACTCATAcgggagagaaaccctatgaatgtgaCGTGTGTGGGAAAACCTTCACCCAAAAATCAAACCTTGGCGTACATCAGAGAACTCATTCAGGAGAGAAACCTtttgaatgtaatgaatgtgagAAAGCATTCTCTCAGAAATCCTATCTCATGCTCCACCAGAGAGGTCATACAGGAGAGAAGCCCTATGAATGCAGTGAATGTGAAAAAGCATTTTCCCAGAAATCATACCTCATTATACATCAAAGAACTCATACGGAAGAAAAACCCTACAAATGTAACGAATGTGGCAAAGCCTTCAGAGAAAAGTCTAAGCTCATTatacatcagagaattcacacaggagagaaaccctacgAATGTCCTGTATGTTGGAAAGCTTTTAGCCAAAAGTCTCAGCTCATAATACATCAGCgaacacacacaggagagaaaccctatgcATGCACCGAGTGTGGCAAAGCCTTCAGGGAAAAATCCACATTCACTGTACACCAGAGaactcatactggagagaaaccctacaaGTGTAcagaatgtggaaaagcctttacCCAAAAATCAAACCTTATTGTGCATCAGAGAACACACACGGGAAAGAAGGCCCATGGGAAAGGCCACAGCCGTAAGTCAAAGCTCATTGCACATTAG